One region of Pogona vitticeps strain Pit_001003342236 chromosome 1, PviZW2.1, whole genome shotgun sequence genomic DNA includes:
- the TMEM30A gene encoding cell cycle control protein 50A produces MAMNYNAKEEADGHTSGGLGSMPGSSGVGGAGGAPGTVGGAVKSRKPDNTAFKQQRLPAWQPILTAGTVLPAFFVIGLIFIPIGIGIFVTSNNIREFEIDYTGTEPNSPCHKCLNVSWNSTPCQCTIRFTLDQPFESNVFMYYGLSNFYQNHRRYVKSRDDSQLNGDNTSLFNPSKECEPYRTSDEKPIAPCGAIANSMFNDTLKLFRIDRNQSDPIPIALTKRGIAWWTDKNVKFRNPSGASGNLTILFQGTAKPVNWPQPVYMLDTSDPENNGFINEDFIVWMRTAALPTFRKLYRLIERKDNLRPTLPAGNYSLEIAYNYPVHSFDGRKRMILSTISWMGGKNPFLGIAYITVGSICFFLGVVLLIIHHKYGNRNNSADIPN; encoded by the exons ATGGCGATGAACTACAACGCCAAGGAGGAGGCGGACGGCCACACGTCGGGCGGCCTGGGCTCCATGCCGGGCAGCAGCGGCGTCGGTGGGGCCGGCGGGGCGCCCGGGACGGTCGGAGGCGCCGTCAAGAGCCGCAAGCCGGACAACACGGCGTTCAAGCAGCAGCGCCTGCCGGCCTGGCAGCCCATCCTCACGGCCGGCACCGTCCTGCCGGCCTTCTTCGTCATCGGCCTCATCTTCATCCCCATCGGCATCGGCATCTTCGTCACCTCCAACAACATCCGCGAGTTCGAG ATTGATTATACAGGGACAGAACCAAATAGTCCCTgccataaatgtttaaatgtgtcCTGGAACAGCACACCATGTCAGTGCACCATTAGGTTCACATTGGATCAACCTTTTGAG AGCAATGTGTTCATGTACTATGGGTTGTCCAACTTTTATCAAAATCATCGTCGTTATGTGAAGTCTCGGGATGATAGCCAGCTAAATGGAGATAATACTTCTTTATTT AACCCCAGTAAAGAATGTGAACCTTATCGCACCAGTGATGAAAAGCCTATTGCTCCTTGTGGAGCTATTGCCAACAGCATGTTTAACG ATACCTTGAAATTGTTTCGCATTGATCGTAATCAGTCAGACCCCATACCTATTGCTTTGACAAAAAGGGGGATTGCTTGGTGGACAGACAAGAATGTTAAATTCAGGAATCCTTCTGGAGCTTCAGGCAACTTGACCATTCTTTTCCAAG gtacagcaAAACCTGTCAACTGGCCCCAACCAGTGTATATGCTAGATACGTCTGATCCAGAAAACAATGGATTCATTAATGAAGACTTCATTGTGTGGATGCGTACAGCAGCACTACCTACATTTCGGAAGCTGTATCGCCTTATAGAGAGGAAGGATAATTTGCGCCCCACTCTGCCAGCTGGAAACTATTCTTTGGAAATAGCATACA ATTATCCTGTGCATAGCTTTGATGGGCGGAAACGGATGATCTTGAGCACCATATCGTGGATGGGAGGCaaaaatccatttctgggcatagCCTACATAACAGTTGGCTCCATCTGTTTTTTTCTTGGCGTAGTGCTACTCATCATCCATCACAAATATGGAAATCGGAACAATAGTGCAGATATTCCCAATTAA